The Methanobacterium bryantii genome includes the window TTGATTTTATTTTCAAGATTCACCGATTTTAAAAGTTCTAAAGCTCGCTTTTCCATCTGTCCATCTGAAAGAGGTGTTTCAATCAGGGGGATCTGGACGTTCTCAAATACAGTAAGGTTTGGGATCAGGTTATGCAGCTGGAACACAAAACCAATTTCGTCTGATCTGAACTTACTTAAATCTTCACTTCGAGTTAAATCAGTACCTGCTACACTTATACTGCCTTCGTCTGGGTTATCAAGTGCTCCGATCATGTTAAGGAGGGTTGATTTCCCAGAACCTGACGGCCCTATAATGGAAACAAATTCTCCTTCTTTAATTTCAAGATCTATACCGTTCAATGCTGTTATTTGTCCTTCTTCATAACTTTTTTTGAGGCCTTTAATCTCAATGATGTTTATATTATTCATAGCGCAGTGCCTCCGTTGGTGCTAGTCTGCT containing:
- a CDS encoding ABC transporter ATP-binding protein; the encoded protein is MNNINIIEIKGLKKSYEEGQITALNGIDLEIKEGEFVSIIGPSGSGKSTLLNMIGALDNPDEGSISVAGTDLTRSEDLSKFRSDEIGFVFQLHNLIPNLTVFENVQIPLIETPLSDGQMEKRALELLKSVNLENKINQKPTKLSGGERQRVAIARALVNHPSIILADEPTGSLDSKTQEIILDLLKDIHKKENVTLIIVTHSPDVATMADRIITVLDGEIKG